From the genome of Muricauda sp. SCSIO 64092, one region includes:
- a CDS encoding BspA family leucine-rich repeat surface protein: MMRTNHFMGLWRPLLACFTYLWMTTGLFAQDEFITTWRTTTTRTGSSDSNSIYIPATGTYDVDLGNDGEYDLTAQTGGIEINVTEYTDPDGNSYAAGEIQVALRNAAGTSGLTQINFNNVRDRWKLISVDNWGSSIAWTTMENAFRGCDYLEIRATDAPNLGSLTSLSGMFDRCPSVTGAAGFSNWDTGNVTNMGSMFRDGDSFNGDIGYWNTGNVTDMSFMFTSTAIFDRDLDSWDTGKVTNMSDMFAGTDSFNGEIGSWNTGSVTNMAQMFANSKSFNGDLSGWNTSSVENMGGLFIFAGAFDQSLGAWDLSKVSNGNSMLWSSNLSALNWDATLIGWHRQGITNSNNVIIHATGLEYCTAGTQRAELIDRGFKITGDGEETVAPTAVCQSATVQLAADGTGTLAIASVDNGSSDTCGIASLVLSKVSFVTSDIGEETVTLTVTDPNGNSSSCTAKVTIVAYPTSAFVTTWDTTESGSSTDTSITIPATGTYDVDVGNDGTYDLFDQTGTTTVIVTDYTDPTTNGNYTAGEIQVALSSAATGAGTLTRIHFGGTDGGDSEKLLSVDQWSTNVAWGTMEGAFEGCTNLKVGTDDAPNLGSVSTMADMFKGCTSLEGGTGFAIWNTAGVSNMSGMFSGAVSFNGEIGSWDTGSVTDMTSMLNGATDFDQDLGGWDLGLLTLATSMLNGTGLSVANWDATLVGWHGQGSNGLTVGASGLVYCEAFNERGSMNFAITGDGVSQDLPTALCKDVTVQLSPTGTATLTEDLVDDGSNGCGDVSLTLQRNTFTTTDLGDNTVTLTVKTPANNQTAYCTITVTVEPNSILFVTTWDTTKSGSSTDTSITIPAIGTYDVDVGNDGSFDLFDQTGTTNVDVTQYTDPDGNSYTAGEIQVALRNAGSGSLTGFKGGGSKLLSVDQWGSGIAWTTMEEAFRGCGNLEIRALDAPDLGNVTSMRWMFNDCTSLTGKLGSLASWNTANVRDMRAMFYGATVFDGDIGSWDVGSVTDMIYMFTSASAFNQDIGSWNVSSVRDMEGMFGFATSFDQDLAWNTSSLSGMQYLFWGATSFNGDIGSWDVGNVTSMWSVFHDASAFNRDLSSWNVGKVGDMQSMFDGASSFDQNLGAWNMASLFNGAAMLNGTGLSEANWDATLKGWHTQNLTASAAIGADGLVYCEAGDERAAMSFNFYGDSPEDTPPTALCQEVLLELGTDGKVGLDAALMDNGSNDACGDVSLEVSKSSFTADDLGVNTVTLTVTDPNNNSKTCTALVTVEDNTDPSAICREITVQLDALGSATIATSDIDNGSSDNSGTALTLSLSKTSFGCSDLGDNTVTLTVTDTSNNSHTCTALVAVEDKTAPAPNCQDITVELGTSGSATIVAADVDNGSSDACGNVTLALSKTSFGCSDLGDNTVTLTVTDTSNNSHTCTALVAVEDKTAPTAICKDITVELGTSGSATIVAADVDNGSSDACGNVTLALSKTSFGAADLGDNTVTLTVTDPNNNSNTCTALVTVDDKIAPSAICRDITIQLDASGSATIATSDIDNGSSDNSGTALTLSPSKTSFGCSDLGDNGMTLTVTDTSNNSDSCTATVTVEDKIQPMALCQATTIQLSTDGLAILDAASVDNGSRDACGDISLDVSQRSFTADDLGVNTVTLTVTDNSGNVATCEVAITVEDKIAPTAICQDLTVELDISGSTTVTTADVDNGSSDNSGGTLTLSLDRTSFSCSDVGENIVTLTATDESGNPTLCTATVTVAPPVMTIVVTNNGPICQGSPLQLDETSGLGTSWSWTSNGDAIFSNPDMRNPEVTNVSDGEEFTVMVALANGCTLTGTSVISVLETPVLQAGEEQGFCTSEAPTISDLAASGSGTVRWYSEVDSTMELEGDVPLVDGARYYGLLEDGNGCTSERVAIRVVLENCIEVPEADKLGFSPNGDGVNDTFSISWLKDDYPNYTMAVYDRNGTLVYKGNIRTPEWDGSASRGIILGDDKLPNGVYYYTIDFGDGTTPPAQGIVYLNR; this comes from the coding sequence ATGATGAGAACAAACCATTTTATGGGCCTTTGGAGGCCCCTGCTTGCCTGTTTTACCTATTTATGGATGACTACGGGCCTGTTTGCCCAGGACGAATTCATCACCACCTGGCGCACGACCACGACCAGGACGGGTTCTTCCGACAGCAACTCAATCTACATTCCGGCGACGGGGACCTACGATGTGGATCTGGGTAATGATGGGGAATATGACCTTACGGCCCAGACCGGGGGCATCGAGATAAACGTCACCGAATATACGGACCCTGATGGTAACAGCTATGCTGCCGGGGAGATACAGGTGGCCCTTCGAAATGCCGCTGGGACCAGTGGGCTGACGCAGATAAACTTCAACAATGTAAGGGACAGATGGAAGCTGATCTCCGTGGACAACTGGGGGAGCAGCATCGCCTGGACCACCATGGAGAATGCCTTCCGTGGCTGTGACTATTTGGAAATCAGGGCAACGGATGCCCCGAACCTGGGCAGTTTGACCAGTTTGAGCGGGATGTTCGATAGGTGCCCTTCGGTTACGGGGGCCGCGGGCTTCTCCAATTGGGACACGGGCAACGTGACCAATATGGGGAGCATGTTCCGTGATGGGGACAGCTTTAACGGGGACATCGGTTACTGGAACACCGGTAACGTGACCGATATGAGCTTTATGTTCACCAGTACGGCCATCTTTGACCGTGACCTTGATTCGTGGGACACGGGCAAGGTGACTAATATGTCCGACATGTTTGCCGGTACGGATTCCTTCAACGGGGAAATAGGTTCCTGGAATACGGGTAGCGTGACCAATATGGCGCAAATGTTCGCCAATTCGAAATCCTTCAACGGGGACCTCAGTGGTTGGAACACCAGTAGTGTGGAGAATATGGGGGGGCTGTTCATATTTGCAGGGGCCTTTGACCAGAGCCTGGGGGCCTGGGACCTAAGCAAGGTCTCCAATGGGAACAGTATGCTCTGGTCAAGTAATCTCTCGGCCCTGAACTGGGACGCGACGCTTATCGGCTGGCACAGACAGGGGATTACCAACTCCAACAACGTTATCATCCATGCCACAGGACTGGAATACTGTACGGCAGGCACCCAGCGGGCCGAGCTGATAGACAGGGGTTTCAAGATTACCGGGGACGGTGAGGAGACCGTGGCCCCAACGGCGGTATGCCAATCGGCTACGGTACAACTGGCCGCTGACGGGACGGGTACCCTGGCCATCGCTTCCGTGGACAACGGCTCCAGCGATACCTGCGGAATCGCCTCGCTGGTCTTATCGAAGGTCAGCTTCGTAACCTCCGATATTGGTGAGGAGACGGTGACCCTGACGGTCACCGACCCCAATGGGAACAGTAGTAGCTGTACGGCCAAGGTCACCATTGTGGCTTACCCAACAAGCGCCTTCGTCACCACCTGGGACACGACCGAATCCGGCTCGTCCACCGATACCTCCATCACCATCCCCGCCACGGGTACCTATGATGTGGACGTGGGCAATGACGGCACCTACGACCTGTTCGACCAGACCGGGACCACAACGGTGATCGTGACCGATTACACCGACCCTACAACCAATGGCAACTATACCGCCGGGGAAATACAGGTGGCCCTCAGCAGTGCGGCCACTGGGGCGGGGACCCTGACCCGGATACACTTTGGTGGCACGGACGGTGGCGACAGTGAGAAGCTGCTCTCGGTGGACCAATGGAGCACCAATGTGGCCTGGGGGACCATGGAAGGCGCCTTTGAGGGCTGTACGAACCTGAAGGTGGGGACGGATGACGCCCCCAACCTGGGGAGTGTGTCCACCATGGCGGATATGTTCAAGGGCTGTACGTCCCTTGAGGGGGGCACGGGCTTTGCGATCTGGAACACGGCTGGTGTGTCCAATATGTCCGGTATGTTCTCCGGGGCGGTGTCCTTCAACGGGGAGATCGGCAGTTGGGACACTGGGAGCGTGACGGATATGACCTCCATGCTCAATGGGGCAACCGACTTTGACCAGGACCTGGGCGGCTGGGACCTTGGGCTGTTGACCCTGGCGACCTCCATGCTCAACGGGACGGGGCTTTCGGTTGCCAACTGGGACGCGACGCTGGTGGGTTGGCACGGACAGGGCTCCAACGGCCTTACCGTCGGAGCCTCTGGCCTGGTGTACTGCGAGGCCTTCAACGAGCGTGGCTCGATGAACTTTGCCATTACCGGTGACGGCGTTTCGCAGGACCTGCCGACGGCCTTGTGCAAGGATGTGACGGTCCAACTGAGCCCCACCGGTACGGCTACTTTGACAGAAGACCTTGTGGATGACGGTAGCAATGGCTGCGGAGATGTTTCCCTGACCCTGCAACGGAACACCTTCACGACCACCGACCTTGGTGATAACACGGTAACCCTTACGGTAAAAACCCCGGCCAATAACCAAACGGCCTACTGTACTATCACGGTAACTGTGGAGCCCAATTCCATCTTGTTTGTCACGACTTGGGATACGACCAAATCCGGCTCGTCCACCGATACGTCCATCACCATTCCCGCCATCGGGACCTACGATGTGGACGTGGGCAATGACGGTTCTTTTGACCTGTTCGACCAGACCGGGACCACTAATGTGGATGTCACCCAATATACGGACCCTGACGGTAACAGCTATACGGCAGGGGAGATACAGGTGGCCCTTCGCAATGCGGGTTCCGGGTCGCTGACCGGGTTCAAGGGCGGGGGCAGCAAGCTGCTTTCCGTGGACCAATGGGGCAGCGGCATTGCCTGGACCACCATGGAAGAGGCATTCAGGGGCTGTGGCAATCTGGAGATCAGGGCCCTCGATGCGCCCGATCTGGGCAACGTGACCAGTATGAGATGGATGTTCAATGACTGTACCTCGCTTACGGGGAAACTGGGCTCCCTCGCCAGCTGGAACACGGCCAATGTAAGGGATATGAGAGCCATGTTCTACGGCGCGACCGTCTTTGACGGGGACATCGGTTCCTGGGATGTGGGCAGTGTGACCGATATGATCTATATGTTCACCAGTGCAAGCGCCTTTAACCAGGACATCGGCTCCTGGAACGTGTCCAGTGTGAGGGATATGGAGGGGATGTTCGGTTTCGCAACGTCCTTTGACCAGGACCTCGCCTGGAACACGTCCAGTTTATCGGGTATGCAGTACCTGTTCTGGGGCGCGACCTCCTTTAACGGGGACATCGGTTCCTGGGATGTGGGCAATGTGACCAGCATGTGGTCGGTGTTCCATGACGCAAGCGCCTTTAACCGGGACCTCAGTTCCTGGAACGTGGGCAAGGTAGGGGATATGCAAAGCATGTTCGATGGGGCAAGTTCCTTTGACCAGAACCTTGGGGCCTGGAACATGGCCAGTTTGTTCAATGGTGCTGCCATGCTCAACGGTACGGGGCTCTCCGAGGCGAACTGGGACGCCACGCTGAAGGGCTGGCACACCCAGAACCTTACCGCCAGTGCCGCCATTGGCGCCGATGGCCTGGTCTATTGTGAGGCCGGGGACGAACGTGCCGCGATGAGCTTCAACTTTTATGGCGATAGTCCAGAAGATACCCCGCCGACTGCACTATGCCAGGAGGTATTGCTGGAACTGGGTACTGACGGTAAGGTTGGTCTTGATGCTGCCCTTATGGATAATGGTTCCAACGATGCCTGTGGAGATGTCTCCTTGGAGGTGTCCAAAAGCAGCTTCACAGCCGATGACCTTGGAGTGAATACGGTGACCCTTACCGTGACCGATCCCAACAACAACTCGAAGACCTGTACCGCTTTGGTGACCGTGGAGGACAACACGGACCCCTCGGCCATTTGCCGGGAAATTACCGTACAACTGGACGCCTTGGGCAGCGCAACGATCGCTACATCAGATATCGACAACGGCTCTTCCGACAACAGCGGCACTGCCCTTACCCTTTCCCTCTCCAAGACCAGCTTTGGCTGTTCCGATTTGGGGGACAACACAGTGACCCTTACCGTTACTGACACCAGCAACAACTCGCATACCTGTACGGCTTTGGTGGCTGTGGAGGACAAGACCGCCCCTGCGCCAAATTGCCAGGACATTACTGTGGAACTGGGCACTTCGGGCAGCGCAACGATTGTGGCGGCGGACGTGGACAACGGTTCCAGCGATGCCTGTGGGAACGTTACCCTGGCGTTGTCAAAGACCAGCTTTGGCTGTTCCGATTTGGGGGACAACACGGTGACCCTTACCGTTACTGACACCAGCAACAACTCGCATACCTGTACGGCTTTGGTGGCTGTGGAGGACAAAACGGCCCCCACAGCCATTTGCAAGGACATTACTGTGGAACTGGGCACTTCGGGCAGCGCAACGATTGTGGCGGCGGACGTGGACAATGGCTCCAGCGATGCCTGTGGGAACGTTACCCTGGCGTTGTCAAAGACCAGCTTTGGCGCCGCCGACCTTGGGGACAATACCGTGACCCTTACCGTGACCGACCCCAACAACAACTCGAATACCTGTACCGCTTTGGTGACTGTGGATGACAAGATTGCCCCCTCGGCCATTTGCCGGGACATTACCATACAACTGGACGCCTCGGGCAGTGCAACGATCGCCACATCGGACATCGACAATGGCTCCTCCGACAACAGCGGCACCGCCCTTACCCTTTCCCCCTCCAAAACCAGTTTTGGCTGTTCCGATTTGGGGGACAACGGGATGACCTTGACCGTAACGGACACCAGCAACAACTCGGACAGCTGTACGGCCACGGTAACGGTGGAGGACAAGATTCAGCCAATGGCGTTATGCCAGGCGACAACAATCCAACTGAGCACTGATGGTCTGGCCATTCTGGATGCAGCCTCTGTGGACAATGGTTCCCGAGATGCCTGTGGTGACATCTCTTTGGATGTTTCCCAGCGTAGCTTCACCGCCGATGACCTTGGAGTGAACACGGTGACCCTTACGGTGACCGACAACAGTGGTAATGTAGCGACCTGTGAGGTCGCAATTACCGTGGAGGACAAGATTGCCCCCACGGCCATTTGCCAGGACCTCACGGTGGAACTGGATATTTCGGGTAGTACGACGGTTACCACAGCGGATGTGGACAACGGCTCTTCCGACAATAGTGGTGGTACTTTGACCCTTTCACTGGACAGGACCAGCTTCAGTTGCTCGGATGTGGGGGAGAACATCGTGACCCTTACCGCAACCGATGAAAGTGGTAATCCAACCCTCTGCACTGCCACAGTAACGGTGGCTCCCCCGGTGATGACCATTGTGGTGACCAACAACGGACCAATCTGCCAGGGTTCCCCCCTGCAATTGGACGAGACGAGCGGATTGGGGACCTCATGGTCATGGACCAGTAATGGGGACGCCATTTTCAGTAATCCTGATATGCGGAATCCAGAAGTGACCAATGTCTCGGACGGGGAGGAATTCACCGTTATGGTCGCCTTGGCCAACGGTTGTACCCTTACGGGCACCTCCGTGATCTCCGTTTTGGAGACTCCTGTCCTTCAGGCCGGGGAAGAGCAGGGTTTCTGTACTTCGGAAGCCCCCACGATATCCGATTTGGCAGCTTCAGGTAGCGGTACTGTACGTTGGTATTCGGAAGTGGACAGCACCATGGAACTGGAAGGCGATGTTCCCCTTGTGGATGGTGCCCGCTATTATGGATTGTTGGAGGACGGCAATGGATGTACCTCCGAACGGGTCGCGATAAGGGTTGTCCTCGAAAATTGTATTGAGGTCCCAGAGGCGGACAAACTTGGGTTCTCACCAAATGGGGATGGGGTTAATGATACCTTTTCCATCTCCTGGTTGAAAGATGACTACCCCAATTACACCATGGCGGTTTATGACCGTAACGGTACTTTGGTGTACAAAGGCAATATAAGAACCCCGGAATGGGATGGTAGTGCGAGCCGCGGTATTATCCTGGGGGACGACAAACTGCCCAATGGGGTGTACTATTATACGATAGATTTCGGGGATGGGACCACACCACCGGCCCAAGGCATTGTCTATTTGAACCGATAA
- a CDS encoding DUF4870 domain-containing protein, translated as MATVLTKHERNLSAIIHASTFSKYFIPFGNFILPLILWTANKKEYDFVDYNGKQALNFQISMLLYSIVVSLISIPFFIGFLPDLLDGNFWGFHGLSDLNNLNIHISSDDFRWGRFFWPVGISGVLHAGLVVINVVYTILATIRTNEGQHFQYPFTIKFIK; from the coding sequence ATGGCAACCGTATTAACCAAACATGAGCGCAACTTGTCGGCAATCATCCATGCGTCGACCTTTTCAAAGTATTTTATCCCCTTTGGAAATTTTATTCTTCCATTGATACTTTGGACCGCCAACAAAAAGGAATACGACTTTGTGGATTACAACGGTAAACAGGCTTTGAATTTTCAAATCAGCATGTTGTTGTACTCCATAGTGGTCAGTCTGATCAGCATTCCTTTCTTTATTGGTTTTTTACCGGATCTATTGGACGGGAATTTTTGGGGCTTTCATGGATTGAGCGACCTAAACAACCTGAATATCCATATTAGCAGTGATGATTTCAGATGGGGTCGGTTTTTCTGGCCCGTGGGAATAAGCGGAGTGTTACATGCCGGCTTGGTAGTGATCAATGTGGTATACACTATTTTGGCCACCATACGTACCAATGAGGGGCAACATTTTCAATATCCATTCACCATAAAATTCATAAAATAA
- a CDS encoding nuclear transport factor 2 family protein, translating to MKGVGKIALLAFGMLSMNLNAQSDTENALYTTLKAKDSILFDAAFNSCGIATLHTLFTMDFEFYHDKGGITEGRDTFVGRIADECSNRKPGAQQPAKRILVPGSLEVYPLYQNGRLYGAIQHGVHSFEFLNDSGEYQKGDIAKFTHVWILDGDEWKIKRELSYDHQLQQ from the coding sequence ATGAAGGGAGTTGGAAAAATAGCATTATTGGCCTTTGGGATGCTGAGCATGAATCTAAATGCCCAATCCGATACTGAAAATGCGCTTTATACAACGCTTAAGGCGAAGGACAGTATTTTATTTGATGCCGCCTTTAACAGTTGTGGAATTGCCACTTTACATACCCTGTTCACAATGGATTTTGAGTTCTACCATGATAAGGGAGGCATTACAGAAGGCCGGGATACCTTTGTTGGCCGCATAGCCGACGAATGTTCCAACAGAAAACCGGGTGCCCAACAACCTGCCAAAAGGATTTTGGTGCCGGGAAGTTTGGAAGTATATCCCTTATACCAGAACGGACGGTTGTATGGTGCCATTCAACATGGGGTGCACAGTTTTGAATTTTTAAATGATTCAGGGGAATATCAAAAGGGAGATATTGCAAAATTCACCCATGTCTGGATTTTGGACGGAGATGAATGGAAAATTAAACGGGAACTGAGTTACGACCATCAGTTACAACAATAA
- a CDS encoding PadR family transcriptional regulator: MNIENTKAQMRKGVLEYCILSILRENDKYASEILGALKDAKMLVVEGTIYPLLTRLKNAGLLNYRWEESTSGPPRKYYALTETGQLFLKELNGTWDELRNAVNLVTNNT, from the coding sequence ATGAACATAGAAAACACAAAAGCACAAATGCGAAAAGGGGTTCTGGAGTATTGCATTCTTTCCATTCTTAGGGAAAATGACAAATATGCCTCAGAAATTCTTGGAGCCCTTAAAGACGCAAAGATGCTTGTGGTGGAAGGTACCATTTACCCTTTACTTACCCGATTAAAAAATGCGGGGCTGCTCAACTATCGTTGGGAAGAGTCCACGTCGGGACCACCTCGAAAATATTATGCCCTTACGGAGACAGGTCAATTGTTCTTAAAGGAATTGAACGGTACCTGGGACGAACTTAGAAATGCAGTAAACTTGGTAACCAACAACACATAA